A single Marinitoga aeolica DNA region contains:
- a CDS encoding carbohydrate ABC transporter permease: MVKKKSFLRTLGFWTLIAALVIFVTYPFAWMVSVSFRYDTDAFEPGIIPKRPTLDTYAILLGFKKSVREELSNEQQQLLDLVKTLPEEQRKAVLAQIESQRKKESFPFLRFFRNSLLLAGLSAFVSLILSIFGAYAFSRIDFKGRGTIQRGVLIVYLFGGTILAVPLYQIFVKIGLTSSGISSAFALFIIYIVQTIPVSLYMLGNYFRTIPRSIEEAAIIDGTSRMGVITKIIIPLSLPAIITVYIYAFMIAWNEFLFASIFVRPFPEFYTLPLGLNEIFNSEHAIWAKMMAASVVTAVPVVVMFMMMEKYLTGGLTAGGVKE, encoded by the coding sequence ATGGTAAAGAAAAAAAGTTTTTTAAGAACTCTTGGATTTTGGACTTTAATTGCTGCTTTAGTTATTTTTGTTACATATCCATTTGCATGGATGGTATCTGTATCTTTTAGATATGATACAGATGCTTTTGAACCTGGTATAATACCCAAAAGACCGACATTAGATACTTATGCTATACTACTTGGCTTTAAAAAATCTGTTCGTGAAGAACTTAGTAATGAGCAGCAACAATTATTAGATCTTGTAAAAACACTTCCAGAAGAGCAACGAAAAGCTGTATTAGCTCAAATAGAATCCCAAAGAAAAAAGGAATCTTTTCCATTTTTAAGATTCTTTAGAAATAGTCTGTTATTAGCAGGATTAAGTGCTTTTGTTAGCTTAATATTATCTATATTTGGTGCATATGCATTTAGTAGAATTGATTTTAAAGGAAGAGGAACTATACAGCGAGGAGTATTGATTGTATATCTTTTTGGTGGTACAATTTTAGCAGTTCCTCTTTATCAAATCTTTGTTAAAATTGGATTGACATCATCTGGAATATCTTCAGCTTTTGCTTTATTTATAATTTATATTGTTCAAACAATACCTGTTTCACTTTATATGCTTGGAAATTATTTTAGAACAATACCAAGATCTATTGAAGAAGCCGCTATTATAGATGGAACAAGTAGAATGGGCGTTATCACAAAAATAATAATTCCTTTATCTTTACCTGCTATAATTACTGTATATATTTATGCATTTATGATTGCATGGAATGAGTTCCTATTTGCATCTATATTTGTAAGACCATTCCCAGAATTTTATACACTACCTCTTGGTTTAAACGAAATATTTAATTCTGAACACGCTATATGGGCAAAAATGATGGCAGCATCTGTTGTTACTGCTGTTCCAGTTGTTGTTATGTTTATGATGATGGAAAAATATTTAACAGGTGGATTAACCGCCGGTGGTGTAAAAGAATAA
- a CDS encoding MurR/RpiR family transcriptional regulator codes for MIINKIKGIYNSLTKREKKVADYIIERAPDVIHYSITELANWSEVSETTVYRVIKKLGFTGYQDFKIALAKELSEPSFKVTGEEDLFSNFHNKICNSLNVIYKNLNKELLNKIADKILQSEKLIFFAVGRSFPVALDSSLKFAALGLPAAAYSDPHMQVIVGANLSEQDTVISISHSGYIRDVFKSTQIAKDAGAYTVAITSGVDSPLSMVVHDVIYTTPSDPSENEFTHDRIGEMYIIELLYNIVVSKKFNDEHFDKLKDVIKPKKF; via the coding sequence ATGATTATTAATAAAATTAAAGGAATTTATAATTCATTAACAAAAAGAGAAAAAAAGGTGGCCGATTATATTATAGAAAGAGCACCCGATGTTATTCACTATAGTATTACTGAATTGGCTAATTGGTCTGAAGTAAGCGAAACTACTGTATATAGAGTAATTAAGAAATTAGGATTTACTGGTTATCAGGATTTTAAAATTGCACTTGCTAAAGAGCTTTCAGAACCATCTTTTAAAGTAACTGGTGAAGAAGATCTTTTCTCTAATTTTCATAATAAAATTTGTAATAGTTTGAATGTCATTTATAAAAATTTAAATAAAGAACTTTTAAATAAAATTGCCGATAAAATTTTACAATCTGAAAAATTAATATTTTTTGCTGTAGGCAGGTCTTTCCCTGTAGCTCTTGATAGTTCATTAAAATTTGCTGCTTTGGGATTACCAGCTGCAGCTTATTCTGACCCACATATGCAAGTAATTGTAGGTGCAAATTTAAGCGAACAAGATACCGTTATATCAATTAGCCACTCTGGATACATTAGAGACGTTTTTAAATCAACACAAATAGCTAAAGATGCTGGTGCTTATACTGTTGCCATAACTTCTGGAGTAGATTCACCATTGAGCATGGTAGTTCATGATGTAATTTATACTACACCAAGTGATCCCTCAGAAAATGAATTTACACATGACAGAATTGGAGAAATGTATATAATTGAATTATTGTATAATATTGTTGTTTCTAAAAAATTTAACGATGAGCATTTTGATAAACTAAAAGATGTTATAAAACCAAAGAAATTTTAG
- a CDS encoding alpha-amylase family glycosyl hydrolase: protein MSQKIYEKLEFLYPNNTNELYEKLMKLIEQYKISDKDIDLTEKDVILITYGDSIKKDGEKPLHTLHKFLNDHVKGIINTVHILPFFPYSSDDGFSVIDYKKVNPELGDWKDIEKLSKDYNLMFDAVINHISKKSEWFQEYLKGNPKYKDYFIEQEPVEELKYVTRPRALPLLHVYETKDGKKHIWTTFSEDQIDLNYKSTDLFLEIVEILLFYAKKGAKLIRLDAIGYLWKEVGTSCIHLEQTHKMIQLFRDILDLTAKDVILITETNVPHKENISYFGDGYNEAQMVYNFSLPPLVLHSFLSKNAHYISHWADTLETPSDKTTFFNFLASHDGIGLMPAKGILKDEEIDYLVEHTLKNKGLVSYKSNPDGSKSPYELNINYFDALYEENEDIELNIRKFVSAYAIASSMKGVPGIYIHSLLGSRNYYEGVKITGMNRTINREKLNYNQLEKEINDPNSLRYKIFNAMKNMLKIRTTHKVFNPKAKQKVLFLDDRIFSFIREFEDEKVLVLTNVSNEEINLELKNNFSENPIDLLSNKNIEIENNKLKIKLKPYETLWIK from the coding sequence ATGAGCCAAAAAATTTATGAAAAATTAGAGTTCTTGTATCCAAATAATACAAATGAGCTTTATGAAAAATTAATGAAATTAATAGAGCAATATAAAATTTCTGATAAAGACATTGATTTAACAGAAAAAGATGTTATTTTGATAACATATGGTGATTCCATAAAAAAAGATGGAGAAAAGCCTCTTCACACATTACATAAATTTTTAAATGATCATGTTAAAGGCATCATTAATACCGTACATATACTCCCATTTTTCCCATATTCATCAGATGATGGTTTTTCTGTTATTGATTATAAAAAGGTAAATCCTGAATTAGGTGATTGGAAAGATATAGAAAAACTCTCAAAAGATTATAATTTAATGTTTGATGCTGTTATTAATCATATTTCTAAGAAAAGCGAATGGTTCCAAGAATACTTAAAAGGGAATCCAAAATATAAAGATTATTTTATAGAACAAGAACCAGTTGAAGAATTAAAATATGTAACCCGACCAAGGGCCTTACCTTTATTGCATGTTTATGAAACAAAAGATGGCAAAAAACATATATGGACAACATTTAGTGAAGATCAAATTGATTTGAATTATAAGTCAACAGATTTATTTTTGGAAATAGTAGAAATATTATTATTTTATGCAAAAAAAGGCGCAAAATTAATTAGATTAGATGCAATTGGATATTTGTGGAAAGAAGTTGGTACCTCATGTATTCACTTAGAACAAACACATAAAATGATACAATTGTTTAGAGATATATTAGACTTAACTGCTAAAGATGTAATTTTAATAACAGAAACAAATGTGCCTCATAAAGAAAATATATCTTATTTTGGTGATGGATACAATGAAGCACAAATGGTATATAATTTTTCATTACCGCCATTAGTTTTACACTCATTCCTTTCAAAAAATGCTCATTATATTTCACATTGGGCAGATACATTAGAAACACCAAGTGATAAAACTACATTCTTTAATTTTTTAGCTTCGCATGATGGAATAGGATTAATGCCAGCAAAAGGGATTTTAAAAGATGAAGAAATTGATTATTTAGTTGAACATACTTTAAAAAATAAAGGGTTAGTATCTTACAAAAGTAATCCGGATGGTTCTAAATCACCATACGAATTAAATATTAACTATTTTGACGCATTATATGAAGAAAATGAAGATATAGAATTAAATATTAGAAAATTTGTTTCTGCATATGCTATAGCTTCTTCAATGAAAGGTGTTCCTGGAATATATATTCATAGTTTGTTAGGTTCTAGAAATTACTATGAAGGTGTAAAAATAACTGGAATGAATAGGACTATAAACAGAGAAAAATTAAATTACAATCAGTTAGAAAAAGAAATAAATGATCCGAATTCTTTAAGATATAAAATATTTAATGCTATGAAAAATATGTTGAAAATAAGAACTACTCATAAAGTATTTAATCCTAAAGCAAAACAAAAAGTATTATTCTTAGATGATAGAATATTTTCATTTATCAGAGAATTTGAAGATGAAAAGGTTTTAGTTTTAACTAATGTATCAAATGAAGAAATAAACCTTGAGTTAAAAAATAATTTTTCAGAAAATCCTATAGATTTATTATCTAATAAAAATATAGAAATAGAAAATAATAAATTAAAAATTAAATTAAAACCATATGAAACTTTATGGATTAAATAA
- a CDS encoding lysophospholipid acyltransferase family protein: MYYGDSLLRKFLKSIIAPYIIKKYNIKVIGKIPKPPFLFIANHTHILDGFFIQSVIPYPISFVMAGGTYYNKWVYPFFKHFKFIPKQKGVPDIKTVRDIFKVLKNGGIVGLFPEGSTTWSGNYQPVPSGTDKLLDKIKVPILAARIHGGYLSKPRWAKKERKGNIIIELKTFNDSAALEYIKYNEWDWQEKNKWKYSGNKKAEGLERIIWFCDKCNSFNSIKAKGNVAKCTNCSREYAVDDYGYINGKRIDNIIYTQKEKLINYMNNNKYMVLDIGTLEERDLFKPKLLNKEKGNIEVFDYGIKFNKNIFEFKKIKNGVCFVSTIFEFIYEEKVYRIKSENYSYLLYNIYKIRSGKNVHIDG, encoded by the coding sequence ATGTATTATGGTGATAGTTTATTAAGAAAATTTCTAAAATCTATTATAGCACCTTATATTATAAAAAAATATAATATTAAAGTTATTGGAAAAATTCCCAAACCACCATTTTTATTTATAGCAAATCATACGCATATTTTAGATGGTTTTTTTATTCAATCAGTAATTCCATATCCTATTAGTTTTGTAATGGCTGGAGGAACATATTATAATAAATGGGTTTATCCTTTTTTCAAACATTTCAAATTTATTCCAAAACAAAAAGGTGTTCCAGATATAAAAACCGTGAGAGATATTTTTAAAGTTTTAAAAAATGGTGGAATAGTAGGACTTTTTCCAGAAGGTTCTACTACGTGGTCTGGAAATTATCAACCTGTACCGTCTGGAACAGATAAATTATTAGATAAAATAAAGGTACCAATTTTAGCTGCAAGAATTCATGGAGGTTATTTGTCTAAACCAAGATGGGCAAAAAAGGAAAGAAAAGGTAATATAATCATTGAATTAAAAACTTTTAATGATTCAGCAGCTTTAGAATATATTAAATATAATGAATGGGATTGGCAAGAAAAAAATAAATGGAAGTATTCTGGTAATAAAAAAGCGGAAGGTTTAGAAAGAATTATATGGTTTTGCGATAAATGCAATTCATTTAATTCAATAAAAGCTAAAGGTAATGTTGCAAAATGTACTAATTGTTCCAGGGAGTATGCTGTTGATGATTATGGGTATATAAACGGAAAAAGAATAGATAATATTATTTATACTCAAAAAGAAAAATTGATAAATTATATGAATAATAACAAATATATGGTTTTAGATATAGGAACTTTGGAAGAGAGAGACTTATTTAAACCCAAATTGTTGAATAAAGAAAAAGGTAATATAGAAGTTTTCGACTATGGAATAAAATTCAATAAAAATATATTTGAATTTAAAAAAATAAAAAATGGCGTATGTTTTGTATCAACTATTTTTGAGTTTATATATGAAGAAAAGGTCTATAGAATTAAATCGGAAAATTATAGTTACTTGTTATACAATATCTACAAAATAAGGAGTGGAAAAAATGTACATATCGATGGTTGA
- a CDS encoding sodium/glutamate symporter family protein, protein MYISMVDDFFWISLFFGIAILLKRFIPALQKFVIPNSILAGFIGFLMGPNLLHLIDLDIDGLGRIIYHLMAIGFIALALRTVKSRGKYGKAGFIIVSTYLFQGILGVSIASLFYLFDKKTPIPIGYIVPLGFGQGPGQAFSIGSQWQLLGLNNGSAVGLAIAAAGFGWATIGGLVILNILLAKWKKDKSKVIVHKKELVVKDYEFSDMDGLTIQFVLIGIVYTITYFLIKILTEYLNTLGNIGHTFGTVLWGFHFVFGAIVAMIFRSVYVKLREKNIAKENYINNFLLQRISGAVFDFMVAASISAVSLARIREYFWPIFFITLTAGVLTYFYVMLLTKKVIVKNEVENRIAFFGMLTGTISTAMALLREVDPALETGAAENLIFGSGISLMIGFPLIAILNLPALYLTSGKIIYNFYGLGLMIAYNLLLFLIFFRNPKKV, encoded by the coding sequence ATGTACATATCGATGGTTGATGATTTCTTTTGGATTTCCCTTTTCTTTGGTATTGCAATATTATTAAAAAGATTTATTCCAGCACTACAAAAATTTGTCATTCCGAATTCAATACTTGCAGGATTTATTGGTTTTTTAATGGGGCCTAACCTTCTCCATTTAATAGATTTAGATATTGATGGATTAGGAAGAATTATTTATCATTTAATGGCAATAGGATTTATAGCTTTAGCTCTTAGAACTGTTAAAAGCAGAGGAAAATATGGAAAAGCTGGATTTATAATTGTTTCTACATATTTATTTCAAGGAATTTTAGGAGTATCTATAGCTAGTTTGTTTTATTTATTTGACAAAAAAACACCTATTCCTATAGGTTATATAGTTCCATTAGGTTTTGGCCAAGGGCCAGGTCAGGCATTTTCTATAGGTTCCCAATGGCAATTATTAGGTTTAAATAACGGAAGTGCTGTTGGATTAGCTATTGCAGCTGCAGGATTTGGCTGGGCAACGATTGGTGGTTTAGTGATATTAAACATATTATTAGCTAAATGGAAAAAAGATAAGTCAAAGGTTATAGTTCACAAAAAGGAATTAGTCGTAAAGGATTACGAATTCTCTGATATGGATGGCTTAACTATACAATTTGTTTTAATTGGTATAGTCTATACAATTACATATTTTTTAATAAAAATACTTACAGAATATTTAAATACGTTAGGTAATATAGGCCATACATTTGGAACAGTTTTATGGGGCTTTCATTTTGTTTTTGGAGCTATTGTAGCTATGATATTTAGAAGTGTATATGTTAAATTAAGAGAAAAAAATATAGCTAAAGAAAATTATATAAATAATTTTTTATTACAAAGAATTTCCGGTGCAGTTTTTGATTTTATGGTTGCAGCATCAATTAGCGCAGTATCTTTAGCAAGAATTAGAGAATATTTTTGGCCAATATTCTTTATCACATTAACTGCTGGCGTATTAACTTATTTCTATGTAATGTTATTAACTAAAAAAGTTATTGTGAAAAATGAAGTAGAGAATAGAATTGCATTTTTTGGAATGTTAACAGGAACAATTTCTACAGCTATGGCGTTATTAAGAGAAGTTGATCCTGCTTTAGAAACAGGAGCTGCAGAAAATTTGATTTTTGGAAGTGGAATCTCTCTAATGATAGGATTTCCATTAATTGCTATATTAAACTTACCAGCTTTGTATTTAACATCTGGAAAAATTATATACAATTTCTATGGTTTAGGATTAATGATAGCCTATAATCTATTATTATTCTTAATTTTCTTTAGAAATCCAAAAAAAGTTTAA
- a CDS encoding NUDIX domain-containing protein translates to MENIKNFFEKQKLNFDINRLFKNHNQKIAVICYAENEEKEILMLERIKEPFSGKLVPPGGKVEKDEDIIHAIKREFSEETGFELNDLKLKVFTSEEGPEHYNWILFIFLGKVKKQELQYCNEGILKWIKKDSLFEENLTNIDKKIIPYLYEKDGIFYIEIIYDKNKNAEILNVEKIGSV, encoded by the coding sequence ATGGAAAATATAAAAAATTTTTTTGAAAAACAAAAACTTAATTTTGATATTAATAGATTATTTAAAAATCATAATCAGAAAATAGCAGTAATTTGTTATGCAGAAAATGAAGAAAAAGAAATTTTAATGCTTGAAAGAATTAAAGAACCATTTTCCGGAAAATTAGTTCCACCTGGCGGAAAGGTTGAAAAGGATGAAGATATAATACATGCTATTAAGAGGGAATTTTCAGAAGAAACAGGTTTTGAATTAAATGATTTAAAATTAAAAGTATTTACTTCAGAAGAAGGTCCTGAACATTATAATTGGATATTATTTATATTTTTGGGTAAGGTAAAAAAACAAGAATTACAATATTGTAATGAAGGAATTTTAAAATGGATAAAAAAAGATAGTTTGTTTGAAGAAAATTTGACAAATATTGATAAGAAAATTATTCCATATTTATATGAAAAGGATGGAATCTTTTATATAGAAATAATTTACGATAAAAATAAAAATGCTGAAATTCTTAATGTCGAAAAAATAGGTAGCGTGTAA
- a CDS encoding DMT family transporter: MFKAYILLLSVTFIWGSTFPLVKVTVGGDDVYIFLAIRFAIASFLSFLIWKKQNFKYGAIIGLFIALGFITQTIGLTLTTASKSGFITSLYIILTPLFSYLVEKEKPHINHIIALPLAAIGSYFLSGGINGINLGDILTFICAVAFALSMVYITKYSKIVEETSLLGYQFLVVAVLNGTLAFTKPVHITLPMIGTAIFTAALASTLATLIQLKYQKVVSTNTTAFIFVGEPIFAMLSAYVFLGETMTTQQIIGALVLLSALIIASVRFGIKEVREM, encoded by the coding sequence ATGTTTAAAGCGTATATTTTGTTATTGTCAGTTACTTTTATTTGGGGAAGTACATTTCCTTTGGTAAAAGTAACAGTTGGTGGAGATGACGTATATATTTTTCTTGCAATAAGATTTGCAATTGCATCATTCTTGTCTTTTCTTATTTGGAAGAAACAAAACTTTAAGTATGGTGCAATAATAGGGTTATTTATTGCTTTAGGATTTATTACTCAAACTATAGGGTTAACATTAACTACGGCATCAAAAAGTGGATTTATAACTTCATTATATATAATATTAACCCCCTTATTTTCTTATTTAGTAGAAAAGGAAAAACCCCACATAAACCATATCATTGCATTACCTTTAGCCGCTATAGGATCCTATTTTTTATCAGGTGGAATTAATGGAATAAATTTAGGTGATATTTTAACATTTATATGTGCTGTAGCTTTTGCATTATCAATGGTATATATTACTAAATATTCTAAAATAGTTGAAGAAACGTCATTATTAGGGTACCAATTTTTAGTTGTAGCTGTTTTAAATGGTACTTTAGCATTTACAAAACCAGTACATATTACATTACCGATGATTGGAACAGCTATATTCACAGCAGCTCTTGCTTCGACATTAGCTACATTAATTCAATTAAAATATCAAAAAGTTGTATCAACAAATACAACGGCATTTATTTTTGTGGGAGAACCTATATTTGCTATGTTATCTGCATATGTTTTCTTAGGTGAGACAATGACAACACAACAAATAATAGGGGCTTTAGTATTATTATCTGCTTTAATTATAGCATCAGTTAGATTTGGTATTAAAGAAGTTAGAGAAATGTGA
- a CDS encoding DUF362 domain-containing protein, giving the protein MMPSKVYFTDLRTRPGMNLLDKLERLVKKAGIENIDFKEKFVAIKIHFGEPGNLAYIRPNYAARLVELIKELGGRPFLTDANTLYSGKRSNALDHLESAYENGFNPLAVGCHVVIADGLKGTDYTEIPINLEYCKTAKIGTAIVDSDVIIAMTHFKGHEQAGFGGTLKNLGMGCASRGGKLELHSTSQPKIVEKNCVGCGICVKNCAHDAIHLNEKKIAYIDYDKCVGCGQCVAVCQYNAAQVVWNESSEIMNKKIAEYTYAIVKDKPAFYINFIMNVSPDCDCWSNNDYPIVPDIGIAASFDPVALDMASVDLVKNAPILPGSKIYKDHSHDFVGEDKFKFVHPNADWEAGLNHAEKIGLGTKNYELIKV; this is encoded by the coding sequence ATTATGCCATCAAAGGTTTATTTTACTGATTTAAGAACACGACCAGGAATGAATTTACTTGATAAATTAGAAAGATTAGTTAAAAAAGCTGGTATTGAAAATATTGATTTTAAAGAAAAATTTGTTGCTATAAAGATTCATTTTGGAGAACCTGGTAATTTAGCATATATTAGGCCAAATTACGCTGCGAGATTAGTAGAACTAATTAAAGAATTAGGTGGAAGACCTTTTTTGACTGATGCTAACACTCTTTATAGTGGAAAAAGATCGAATGCTTTAGATCATTTGGAAAGTGCATACGAAAATGGATTTAATCCTTTAGCTGTTGGGTGTCATGTTGTTATTGCTGATGGTTTAAAAGGTACAGATTACACCGAAATACCAATAAACCTCGAATATTGTAAAACTGCAAAAATAGGAACAGCTATTGTTGATAGTGATGTGATTATAGCAATGACTCATTTTAAAGGACATGAACAAGCTGGTTTTGGCGGAACTTTGAAAAATTTAGGTATGGGATGTGCTTCAAGAGGAGGAAAATTAGAATTACATTCTACATCACAACCTAAAATTGTAGAAAAAAATTGTGTAGGGTGTGGCATCTGCGTTAAAAATTGTGCTCATGATGCTATTCACTTAAATGAAAAGAAAATTGCATATATAGATTATGATAAATGTGTGGGTTGTGGTCAGTGTGTTGCTGTTTGTCAATACAATGCTGCACAGGTTGTTTGGAATGAATCATCAGAAATAATGAATAAAAAAATAGCTGAATATACGTATGCAATTGTTAAAGACAAACCTGCATTTTATATTAATTTCATTATGAATGTTTCACCTGATTGTGACTGTTGGTCAAATAATGATTATCCAATAGTTCCAGATATAGGTATTGCTGCATCATTTGATCCTGTTGCTTTAGATATGGCAAGTGTTGATTTAGTTAAAAATGCTCCGATATTACCAGGAAGTAAGATATATAAGGATCACTCTCATGATTTTGTAGGAGAAGATAAATTTAAATTCGTGCATCCTAATGCAGACTGGGAAGCAGGATTAAATCATGCAGAAAAAATAGGCCTTGGAACAAAAAATTATGAATTAATAAAAGTATAG
- a CDS encoding flavin reductase family protein: protein MDALGKIYNVASIVTINSNNKLNGITVAWITRVSIKPPMIAISIGKQRYSYELLESADKFGVCILSKEQKNLAKIFGSKSGRNINKFENVDFELTKSGIPKIKNIVAFFECKIVNKAEAGDHIVYIGKVVNQELLKFDQPLLYGEHQLF from the coding sequence ATGGATGCTTTAGGAAAAATATATAATGTTGCTTCTATTGTTACTATAAATTCAAATAATAAATTAAATGGTATAACTGTAGCCTGGATAACAAGAGTATCTATAAAACCACCTATGATAGCAATATCAATTGGGAAGCAAAGATATTCATATGAATTATTAGAAAGTGCAGATAAGTTTGGTGTATGTATATTATCAAAAGAACAAAAAAATTTAGCGAAGATATTTGGTAGCAAAAGTGGAAGAAATATAAATAAATTTGAAAATGTGGATTTTGAATTAACAAAGAGTGGAATTCCAAAGATAAAAAACATTGTTGCTTTTTTTGAGTGCAAGATAGTAAATAAGGCTGAAGCAGGAGATCATATTGTATATATAGGTAAGGTAGTAAATCAAGAACTATTAAAATTTGATCAACCATTATTATATGGGGAACATCAATTGTTTTAA
- a CDS encoding foldase protein PrsA — MKKVVLVLLLVVFSVFAFSEVIGYLTKEGKVLKDYSLDDKRFEIEYVNRINSLQQSGQQYDKMKEPYYMLSTIKDILNYKILEYYAKENGYTPDASKINQQVNDLASQYLSNPQTKDQIINYFGSEDRLKQYLREALSTEEYYKYIDSTIGNVTDKELDEYIKNNFEDIKLRNEKVLTKHILVTDEATANKILNEIESGKITFEDAAKKYSIDTQSAKNGGSIDWVAKNQVVPEYFNAAFKAKVGEIVGPVKSNYGYHIIKVEGKKVYNTIDDIKSDSELMKNLKSELKNNKLYKWYSNYSKDFSYAIKYEPLIYEDKIEKAKTLDEKMDVERKLYDAIKDNEKAPELWKMSYLNLVKELNQTLPEMIELEKTISKYKNTEYVKMNDKEISNKIDELEKELKNIKDEKGKEEKTALKKDLENLYYAKIMYPELFDKNINIQETQKYINNLKMKEFNILKEMYTKNKDMDTLIRLYQLNPDDPQISFEYNYTYYQYIKQYIASQPKDVIQPELEKMLQAFEKIVSTTDDEKIKTESQKIIDEIKTTLKNMMGDNN, encoded by the coding sequence ATGAAAAAAGTAGTTTTAGTTTTACTATTAGTTGTGTTTAGTGTTTTTGCTTTTTCAGAAGTTATTGGATATTTGACCAAAGAGGGGAAAGTTTTAAAAGATTATTCTTTAGATGACAAAAGATTTGAAATTGAATATGTGAATAGAATCAATTCCTTACAGCAAAGCGGACAACAATATGATAAGATGAAAGAACCATATTATATGTTATCAACAATAAAAGATATATTGAATTATAAGATACTTGAATATTATGCAAAAGAAAACGGTTATACGCCAGATGCAAGCAAGATTAATCAACAGGTGAATGATTTAGCTTCACAATATTTGAGTAATCCGCAAACTAAAGATCAAATTATCAACTACTTTGGATCAGAAGATAGACTTAAACAATATTTAAGAGAAGCATTATCTACGGAGGAATATTATAAATATATAGATTCTACAATAGGAAATGTTACGGATAAAGAATTAGATGAGTATATAAAAAATAATTTTGAAGATATAAAATTAAGAAATGAAAAAGTATTAACAAAACATATTTTAGTTACAGATGAAGCAACTGCTAATAAGATTTTAAATGAAATTGAGAGTGGGAAAATTACATTTGAAGATGCAGCAAAAAAATATTCTATTGATACTCAATCAGCTAAAAATGGTGGTAGTATTGACTGGGTCGCAAAAAATCAAGTAGTACCAGAATATTTTAATGCAGCATTTAAAGCGAAAGTTGGAGAAATAGTAGGACCAGTAAAATCAAATTATGGTTATCATATTATAAAAGTTGAAGGTAAAAAAGTATATAACACTATTGATGATATAAAATCTGATAGTGAATTAATGAAAAATTTAAAATCAGAATTGAAAAATAATAAACTATATAAATGGTATTCTAATTATTCAAAAGATTTTAGTTATGCTATAAAGTACGAGCCCCTTATATATGAAGATAAAATTGAAAAAGCAAAAACGTTAGATGAGAAAATGGATGTTGAAAGAAAATTATATGATGCTATAAAAGATAATGAAAAAGCGCCAGAGTTGTGGAAAATGAGCTATTTAAATTTAGTGAAAGAATTAAATCAAACTTTGCCAGAAATGATTGAATTAGAAAAAACAATTTCTAAATATAAAAACACTGAATATGTAAAAATGAATGATAAAGAAATAAGCAATAAAATAGACGAATTAGAAAAAGAATTAAAAAACATTAAAGATGAAAAAGGGAAAGAGGAAAAAACAGCATTAAAAAAAGATTTGGAAAATTTGTATTATGCAAAGATTATGTATCCAGAATTATTTGATAAAAATATAAATATTCAAGAGACTCAGAAATATATAAACAATTTAAAAATGAAAGAATTTAATATTTTAAAAGAAATGTATACAAAAAATAAAGATATGGATACCTTAATAAGATTGTATCAATTAAATCCTGACGATCCTCAAATTTCTTTTGAATACAATTATACATATTATCAATATATAAAACAATATATAGCTTCACAACCAAAAGATGTTATTCAACCAGAATTAGAAAAAATGTTGCAAGCATTTGAAAAAATAGTATCAACCACTGATGATGAAAAAATAAAAACAGAATCACAAAAAATTATTGATGAAATTAAAACAACATTGAAGAATATGATGGGAGATAACAATTAA